ATTTTAATTCCTCCTGATTTTTACGAGGGAGATCTCTCTCCCTAACTTTTATAATAAATCAAATTTTAAATAATATTTTTTTATTTTTATAGAAATTATTTTGTTGCTGGTCTTCCAATTAATGTTCCTTTTCCTACAGCAAATATATCATCTACTGTCATTTGGAAACTTATTTCTCTTCCTTCAAAATCTGCTCTTTCTTGTAATTTAGCAGTATGGAAAGCTTTTATATCCTCTGATAAAGGTAAGTTTCCTGCATTTAAATATCTAATCATTCCATTATTATCTCTTGCTGGTAACATTTTTCCTGCATTATACTTTGATGGTGCAAACGGAATATCTAAAACTCCCTGCTCGAATGCTTTAACAGTTCCTACTGCTAAATCTCCGTTTCCTAACTCAAGTACTTTATCGATAATTTGCTTAACTTCTCTTTTTATCATATCTTTTTCAAATTGAACTTCTTCAGAGTTTGGTAAATTTTGTCCTCTTAATAAGTTTAATACCATTTTTGTTGCTCTGATTCCCATTGCGTTAGCTTCTTTTGTTGGTACTCCGATAGCCTCGTGAGGTGTTTTTACGATAACTTTTGTTGCTCCCGCTAATGCTGCTGCTGATGCTCCATTTGAAATAACTCCAAAGGCTTTAGCCTCATCTTCAGGGAATCCTCCCATCCACTGGTGGAATACAGAAGTTAATTGCATATTTTCATAACCAAACTCTTTACAGTACTCTTCAGCTTGCTCCATCATAGATCTTACTGCAGCAACGTCTTGTACTAAGTTTCCACATTGTCCATATCCTAAAGTAATATTTTTAACTCCTTGCTCAGCAGCTAGTAAACACTCAATGATTTGAACAGCATTTGAAATTGATGGTGGAACTAATGTTCCTGTTAATGGTCCAAATGGTTCTCTATTGATAGAAACTCCTTGCTCTTCGTACCATCCAACTAATCTATCACAATATTGCCAATCTCTTATTGTTTGCTCTAAACTTACTGATTTTGCATAAGGAATGTTGTAAGATATTCCTCCACCCTCGTTTGATGTATATCCAGCAGCTAGCATTATCTCTGATAATAATCTAGCATCTGGAGTTCCGTGTCTTAATTGTAAAGGTAAGTTTACCGCTTCTACAACTTCTCTACAACCTTTAACTCCGTGGTTTACACCTGGGAATCCATTTAATAATGATCTTCCTGCTTTTTTAGATTCTTCAATTCCTTTTTCACAGTTCTCATATTTATTTTGTCTTGTGTAAGAATCTATTGTAGATGGTAATAAATCAGCTCCACCCTCTTTATCTAAGAAATTTAATAACTCAATATGTTGCTCAATTAAAGCAACTCCTGCTCTTGGTTGAGCTAAAGTTATATTTTTTGCTTTTGCATCTATTAATTTTTTAGCGAAGTTTTTGTGCTCAGGTAAAGCTTTATGATAAGCTACAGCTTCCTCTAAATTTACATCCGCCCCTGTTGGCCACTGCTTTAAAACCTCTTCTCTTACTTTAAAGAACTCTTCATCAGTCCATTTTTTAAATTTTAAATTCATTGATCAGATTCCTCCTCAAAACTTATACTTCAATCAGATATTTTTTCATTATTTTTATCGCTAAATCCGGCTCTTTTTGAGCTAATAATCCCATAGATGATAGAATATATGTTTTATCTACCATAAATTTTGGATTTTCTGGTTTTAAATATATCGGTTCTGCTGGATTAAATTTTCCTGCTTCTAAAATCCCTCTCGGATTCTCACTATGAACGATAACTCCCCCAGTTCCTATTATATAAGGTGCATTTAAAAGATCTTTACCACTTTGGTTAAACATTGTTCCCATAGGAGTGTATATACACTCTAAAACTCCACAATGTCTAGTCATCGATAACTCTGTTGCAACTTTGGCCATTGCTTCATCAAACAAAATTTCTTCTTTTGTTTGAGGAACCATTTTTATATGATCATGTCTGTAGTTACAGTGACCTTTTACATCCCATTTTTTGTCTACATCATTTAAATAATTTCTTATTTTTCTAGTTCCAGCTGCTTCCAATAAAGAGATTGCTGAATATCTCATTCCTAAATCTCCTTCAACAGTTCTTTTTGCAACAGGATCTTCTAATCCTTTTAACAGAACTCCAGGTTTAGACGGATCACCTTTTCCAATCGAATGAATATCAGTAGTTGCACCACCAATATCAACTATTATCAAATCTCCTATTCCATCCTCTTCATCTGTTCCTTCAGATAGCACTTCTGCCGCTTTTAATACCGCTGCTGGAGTTGGCATTAATATTCCGCTGATAAAACTTTCAGCCTTCTTCATTCCTTTTGCTTCTATTATCTTATTCATGAATACTTTTCTTATTTCTTCACGAGCTGGTTCAACGTTAAGTTTATTTATTTTTGGCATAACGTTGTCAGCCATATAATAATCTAATCCTGCCTCAGAAAAAATTCTTTCTATTTCGTCTGATGCTGCTTTATTTCCTGCTACAATAATTGGCTTTCTTATATCATGCTCAACTACCAATCTAGCATTATGTATTATACACTCTTTGTTTCCACCGTCTGTTCCACCAGCTAAAAGAATTATATCTATTGGAGAGTTTTTAATCTCTTCCATCTCACGAGAGTTTAATTCGTATGAGTATGTTTTCATAACTCTTGCCCCTGCTCCTAAAGCTGCTTTTTTCGCTGCTTCAGCTGTCAGTTCTGGAACTAATCCGATTGCAACCATTTTCAATCCACCAGCTGCTGATGAACATGCTATTTTGTCCACAAATTCAACTTGTGATATTGGAATTTCTTTCTCAATTTCTTTTACAAGTTTCTCATAAGCTTTATCAAAACCAATCATTATATCATCTTCTACAGTTGTTATATCTTTAGCAGTTGCTAGAATTCTTTCTCCTACTAAATCTATCGCTGTTAACTTTGTATATGTACTACCAAAGTCAATAGTTAGATAACATTTCATAGAAATCATCTCTTTTCTTTAAGTTTATTAGATTTAGATAATTAAATTCCTAAATCTGATTTTAAATCTTCTGTTGTTAGTTCAATTGGAGTTCCTGGTCTATAAACTCTATTGAATCCCATAGCTTTAAATCTAGATTCTACATCTGACCAATCTTGTTTTCCAACAACAATGTTTCCTCCAACATAAAGTAAGATATCTTTTAATCCAGCTTCTTCACACTTTTCTCTCATCCCTTGACAATCTAATTCCCCATGTCCATATAAAGATGATACGATTATTGCATCAGCCTTTGTTTCTACTGCAGCATTAATGAAATCAATTTGTGGAGATAAAACTCCTATATTGATTACTTCAAATCCGTTGCTCTCTAATACGTGGTGTATAATTTTATTTCCTACTGCATGACAGTCAGAACCAATTACACCAATTACTACTTTCTTTCCATTTTTCATTGAAAATAACACCTCACTATTTTTTTTCCTATAAAAAACAAACTTTTATAATATATTTTATACACTACGTTTTAAAAAAACACAATAGAAATAATAAATTTATATCATTGATTTTTCAACTATTTATAAAATATATTATAACTATTCGCTTCTTATCTATATATTTTATTTTTTTCCTACATTAATATATCTATCTATATAGAATCGTATGATTTCATTGATTTTTTTTTATATTTATGCTATACTCTAATTGGATAATTTATACTAGAGCTGACAAGAGTGGGGAAATCCCACTCTTTCTTTATAGTTTTTATTTGGAAAGAGGTGAATTTTTATGATAAAACTTGATAAAAGAGAGATGGAAGAAACTCTTTTAAAAATAGAAAAAGTTGTTATTCCAGCTATCGAAAAAAGAGAAGTTGATTTAGTTGACTTGGAATATATTCAAGAAGGTGGATATTTATACGTACGTATTTTTATAGAAAAACCTGAAGGTGACATTACTCTTGAAGATTGCGGTGCTCTTAGCAACGATATTGATGAAGCTATTGATGCTTTAATTCCTCATAAGTTCTTTTTAGAGGTTTCTTCTCCAGGAGTTGAAAGACCTTTAAAGAAAGAATCTGACTTTGTTAGATTTAACGGTGAGAAAATTAAAGTTAGTTTAAAGCATAAGCTTAATGATAACAAGAATTTTGAAGGTATTATTGAAGATTTTAAAGATGAAACACTTTTCTTAAATATAAAAGGTGAAACTCTTGAAATACCTTTTAAAGAGATTAAAAAAGCAAATATTGTCTTTGATTTTAGTGATATTTAATTATTTATTTAGTTATAGTTAGGAGGAAAACCCATTATGAAAAGTAAAGATGGAAAAATCTTTTTAGAAGCTCTTGAGCAGCTTGAGAAAGAAAAAGGAATAAACAAAGAGAGTCTTCTTGAAGCAGTAGAGCAAGCTATGTTAGCTGCTTATAAGAAGCACTATGGTGAGGAAGAAAACGTTGAGGTAGAAATTAATAGATCAACAGGTGAGGTAAAAGTTTTTGAAATAAAAACTGTTGTTACTGCTGAAGATTTATATGATGCTGCTCTTGAAGTTTCAGTTGAGGACGCTGTTGAAGCTGGCCACAAAAGAGTTAAGGTCGGAGACGTTATCAAACTTGAGGTTAATTGTGAAGAGTTTAGAAGAAATGCAATACAAAATGGTAAACAAATTGTTATTCAAAAAGTTAGAGAAGCTGAGAGACAAAATATTTTTGATAAATTCAAAGTTAAAGAACATGATATTATCACAGGTATTATCAGAAGAATTGACGAAAAAAGAAATATCTTCATTGAATTTGATGGATGCGAAGCTATCTTAACAACTGCTGAGCAATCTCCAGCAGATGTTTACAGAGTTGGAGAAAGAATAAAAGTTTATGTTGCTGAAGTTGAAAAAACAAATAAATTCCCTAAAATAGTAATTTCTAGAAAAAACGAAGGATTACTTAAGAAATTATTTGAATTAGAGAT
This window of the Cetobacterium somerae ATCC BAA-474 genome carries:
- the glmS gene encoding methylaspartate mutase subunit S, which produces MKNGKKVVIGVIGSDCHAVGNKIIHHVLESNGFEVINIGVLSPQIDFINAAVETKADAIIVSSLYGHGELDCQGMREKCEEAGLKDILLYVGGNIVVGKQDWSDVESRFKAMGFNRVYRPGTPIELTTEDLKSDLGI
- the nusA gene encoding transcription termination factor NusA codes for the protein MKSKDGKIFLEALEQLEKEKGINKESLLEAVEQAMLAAYKKHYGEEENVEVEINRSTGEVKVFEIKTVVTAEDLYDAALEVSVEDAVEAGHKRVKVGDVIKLEVNCEEFRRNAIQNGKQIVIQKVREAERQNIFDKFKVKEHDIITGIIRRIDEKRNIFIEFDGCEAILTTAEQSPADVYRVGERIKVYVAEVEKTNKFPKIVISRKNEGLLKKLFELEIPEIADGIIEIKSVAREAGSRAKVAVYSADENIDTVGACIGQKGLRIRNIVNELNGEKIDIVVWKEDVEEFVSAVLSPAKVISVEVLEEGSTARVLVENSQLSLAIGKNGQNARLAAKLTGMRVDIKTVDSFKAETENNTVDLDEEENA
- the rimP gene encoding ribosome maturation factor RimP, which codes for MEETLLKIEKVVIPAIEKREVDLVDLEYIQEGGYLYVRIFIEKPEGDITLEDCGALSNDIDEAIDALIPHKFFLEVSSPGVERPLKKESDFVRFNGEKIKVSLKHKLNDNKNFEGIIEDFKDETLFLNIKGETLEIPFKEIKKANIVFDFSDI
- the glmL gene encoding methylaspartate mutase accessory protein GlmL; the encoded protein is MKCYLTIDFGSTYTKLTAIDLVGERILATAKDITTVEDDIMIGFDKAYEKLVKEIEKEIPISQVEFVDKIACSSAAGGLKMVAIGLVPELTAEAAKKAALGAGARVMKTYSYELNSREMEEIKNSPIDIILLAGGTDGGNKECIIHNARLVVEHDIRKPIIVAGNKAASDEIERIFSEAGLDYYMADNVMPKINKLNVEPAREEIRKVFMNKIIEAKGMKKAESFISGILMPTPAAVLKAAEVLSEGTDEEDGIGDLIIVDIGGATTDIHSIGKGDPSKPGVLLKGLEDPVAKRTVEGDLGMRYSAISLLEAAGTRKIRNYLNDVDKKWDVKGHCNYRHDHIKMVPQTKEEILFDEAMAKVATELSMTRHCGVLECIYTPMGTMFNQSGKDLLNAPYIIGTGGVIVHSENPRGILEAGKFNPAEPIYLKPENPKFMVDKTYILSSMGLLAQKEPDLAIKIMKKYLIEV
- a CDS encoding methylaspartate mutase subunit E; translated protein: MNLKFKKWTDEEFFKVREEVLKQWPTGADVNLEEAVAYHKALPEHKNFAKKLIDAKAKNITLAQPRAGVALIEQHIELLNFLDKEGGADLLPSTIDSYTRQNKYENCEKGIEESKKAGRSLLNGFPGVNHGVKGCREVVEAVNLPLQLRHGTPDARLLSEIMLAAGYTSNEGGGISYNIPYAKSVSLEQTIRDWQYCDRLVGWYEEQGVSINREPFGPLTGTLVPPSISNAVQIIECLLAAEQGVKNITLGYGQCGNLVQDVAAVRSMMEQAEEYCKEFGYENMQLTSVFHQWMGGFPEDEAKAFGVISNGASAAALAGATKVIVKTPHEAIGVPTKEANAMGIRATKMVLNLLRGQNLPNSEEVQFEKDMIKREVKQIIDKVLELGNGDLAVGTVKAFEQGVLDIPFAPSKYNAGKMLPARDNNGMIRYLNAGNLPLSEDIKAFHTAKLQERADFEGREISFQMTVDDIFAVGKGTLIGRPATK